A genome region from Microcoleus sp. bin38.metabat.b11b12b14.051 includes the following:
- a CDS encoding polysaccharide biosynthesis protein — protein sequence MNSAFTSSEVFEGATKAEIIDRIQRLVPPGSPEPQDPEILAALKTLTAQLITAYQADGQLENEPFTDVRDRSIHLYASACSNKIKGKTILITGGEGCVGSFLIEKLLILGATNIISADKARCQNSEETFPHFKKEGAVTFYAADIRNFEALKHIFEVEKPEIVFHLAAQRQPGLAEKEIRETVTTSLLGCKHVIQLCEEYGVEHCIFSSTGKTSRYFTTEVYAASKKFAEWQFAKAAQAGNVTYGMVRFTHMLENSLFCEQMSKKVQQGKTVNVHAPHRYVTAQNLIEAVHLLLNALIVSVPGKLKFVAVSNLGWPTETLEVALYKILESGKNLPIYFQGLLPGYEEPFFLGQFDWNKPTDIHLLINVLEDPLRVVDDAGDMVTVELAPFSFSVLDRQVSELESLISNPNFEEVKIKHALVAAEKEVIASCFAWSSPQELLKILHWGINSKKLQGYGTQIADYREIIELLLQGMYGRLNQEVLSGAGVTADEFDDLVESLSILDSIQGEVGYLRSISRCIRQSVIPAHFTQKKPEPVAVLQRSLKIV from the coding sequence GTGAACAGTGCATTTACCTCCTCAGAAGTGTTTGAAGGTGCTACCAAAGCCGAAATAATCGATCGCATCCAGCGGCTAGTTCCCCCGGGTTCCCCGGAGCCGCAAGATCCTGAAATCCTAGCAGCCTTAAAAACTCTCACCGCACAGCTAATCACCGCCTATCAAGCCGACGGACAACTAGAAAACGAACCATTTACCGACGTGCGCGATCGTAGCATTCACCTGTACGCATCCGCCTGTAGCAACAAAATCAAAGGAAAAACCATTCTCATCACAGGCGGAGAAGGATGCGTCGGCAGTTTCTTAATCGAAAAACTCCTCATATTAGGCGCAACTAACATCATTTCCGCAGACAAAGCCCGATGTCAAAACTCCGAAGAAACTTTCCCGCACTTTAAAAAAGAAGGCGCAGTAACTTTCTACGCCGCCGACATTCGCAACTTCGAGGCGCTCAAACACATATTTGAAGTAGAAAAACCAGAAATTGTGTTTCACCTCGCAGCCCAACGCCAGCCCGGATTAGCTGAAAAGGAAATCCGAGAAACAGTGACAACCAGCCTGTTAGGATGCAAACACGTCATCCAACTGTGCGAAGAATATGGCGTCGAACACTGCATCTTCTCTTCCACAGGCAAAACATCTCGATATTTTACAACCGAAGTTTACGCCGCCTCCAAGAAGTTTGCCGAATGGCAATTTGCCAAAGCAGCTCAAGCAGGAAACGTCACTTACGGGATGGTGCGCTTTACTCATATGTTGGAAAATAGCTTGTTTTGCGAGCAAATGTCCAAAAAAGTACAGCAAGGTAAAACTGTCAACGTTCACGCTCCCCACCGCTACGTCACCGCTCAAAATCTGATCGAAGCCGTACATTTATTGCTGAACGCATTGATTGTATCAGTTCCCGGAAAACTAAAATTTGTCGCCGTGAGCAATCTCGGGTGGCCGACAGAAACCTTAGAAGTAGCACTTTATAAAATCCTTGAATCCGGCAAAAATCTGCCGATTTATTTTCAAGGACTTTTACCGGGCTACGAAGAACCGTTTTTCCTCGGACAGTTTGACTGGAACAAACCTACAGACATTCACCTCCTAATTAATGTTCTAGAAGATCCTTTGAGAGTTGTTGACGATGCTGGCGACATGGTGACTGTAGAATTAGCTCCTTTTTCTTTCAGCGTCTTAGACAGACAAGTGTCGGAATTGGAAAGCTTAATCAGCAATCCAAATTTCGAGGAAGTGAAAATCAAGCACGCTCTGGTTGCAGCGGAAAAAGAAGTGATTGCTTCCTGTTTTGCTTGGAGTTCCCCCCAAGAGTTGTTAAAAATTTTGCATTGGGGAATCAATTCCAAGAAATTACAAGGTTACGGAACCCAAATCGCTGACTACAGAGAAATTATCGAACTCCTCCTGCAAGGAATGTACGGGAGGCTCAACCAAGAAGTTTTGAGCGGGGCGGGAGTTACTGCTGATGAATTTGATGATTTAGTGGAGAGTCTTTCGATACTGGATTCTATTCAAGGAGAAGTCGGATATTTGCGATCGATATCGAGATGTATCAGACAATCTGTAATCCCCGCACATTTTACCCAAAAAAAACCTGAACCTGTTGCTGTCCTGCAGCGTAGCTTGAAAATAGTTTAG
- a CDS encoding type IV pilus twitching motility protein PilT yields the protein MNPLDNPTPVRPEAQARRTPPPPPPLAATPAPPPPPAPAAPPPAQQQKQHQQRAVETPASTIEQMVRDAHTASASDIHIRVGQVPRFRIRGVMQVATSHPKVTPEIFEQYLAEILNPEQRKQFAATKELDAAIFYPGFVRCRLNCFDSLSGGAIVLRLISLEIPTIDSLRLPEVLKNIILRSQGLILITGPTGSGKSTTVAAMIDHLNQMEQKHVVTIEDPIEFIHPSKKCLVSQREVGLHTHEFQQALRAVLREDPDVILIGEMRDRVTINTALQAAQTGHLVLGTLHTRSAINAINRLLNLYPPEEQQAMRIQICDSLVAVVAQLLLPTVDNRRVAVHDILVNTPAMQDYLMKGADDEAFRLMEHDTYEGMQIINQALYKLVLEGRVTIEEAAKTSPEASDLDRRLRTGGYDPASARDFEGSKKERSVRAR from the coding sequence ATGAACCCATTAGACAATCCTACACCCGTTCGACCAGAGGCTCAAGCCCGCCGCACACCGCCGCCGCCCCCGCCCTTGGCTGCAACTCCCGCGCCACCACCACCACCAGCGCCTGCTGCACCCCCACCAGCACAGCAGCAAAAGCAGCACCAGCAGCGGGCTGTTGAGACTCCCGCCAGCACGATCGAACAAATGGTCAGAGATGCCCATACAGCATCAGCTTCCGACATTCACATCCGAGTCGGCCAAGTACCTCGATTTCGGATTCGGGGCGTCATGCAAGTAGCAACCAGCCACCCGAAAGTCACGCCAGAAATTTTTGAACAATACTTAGCCGAAATTCTCAACCCCGAACAGCGAAAACAGTTTGCGGCTACCAAAGAATTAGATGCAGCAATTTTTTACCCAGGCTTTGTGCGGTGTCGGCTAAACTGTTTTGACTCCCTCAGCGGCGGCGCCATAGTATTGCGGTTGATCAGTTTAGAAATACCGACTATCGATTCCTTAAGGTTGCCAGAAGTTCTCAAAAATATCATTTTGCGATCGCAGGGATTAATTTTGATTACCGGGCCTACAGGTTCGGGGAAATCGACAACAGTAGCTGCGATGATCGACCACCTCAACCAGATGGAACAGAAGCACGTAGTTACAATTGAAGACCCGATCGAATTTATTCACCCTTCTAAAAAATGCTTGGTCAGCCAGCGGGAAGTCGGCTTGCATACCCACGAGTTTCAGCAGGCTTTACGGGCAGTTTTGCGGGAAGACCCCGATGTAATTCTGATCGGAGAAATGCGCGATCGCGTTACGATCAATACAGCGTTGCAAGCAGCTCAAACAGGTCACTTAGTATTGGGAACCCTCCACACTCGGAGCGCCATTAACGCGATTAATCGCTTGTTGAACCTCTACCCGCCCGAGGAACAGCAGGCGATGCGGATTCAAATTTGCGATTCTTTAGTAGCAGTAGTTGCCCAACTTTTGCTACCAACAGTTGACAACCGCCGCGTCGCAGTTCACGATATTTTGGTGAACACGCCAGCCATGCAGGATTACCTGATGAAAGGTGCTGATGATGAAGCTTTCCGGTTGATGGAACATGACACCTACGAAGGAATGCAGATTATCAACCAGGCTCTTTACAAACTTGTGCTTGAGGGCAGAGTGACGATCGAAGAAGCAGCAAAAACTTCTCCAGAAGCCAGCGATTTAGACCGCCGCTTGCGGACTGGAGGCTACGATCCAGCCTCAGCTCGCGACTTTGAAGGCAGCAAAAAAGAGCGCAGCGTTCGCGCCCGGTAG
- a CDS encoding glycosyltransferase — MQINQLAFQFVDVVLLTIALILLIPIAVLFLECCAAFLSAFGPAAETPEPRPKVAVLIPAYNEAAGIAATLSTILPQLTPQDRLLVIADNCTDATAEIARNCGASAIERHDTERRGKGYALDFGLQAIASDPPEVIIMVDADCICQPGAIEKLARVAIAEQRPVQATYLMEQPPNPTPKDSISALAFLVKNLVRPSGLKQLGFPSLLTGTGMAFPWLIIRDVPLASSNIVEDMQMSLDLAIAGHPTVFCPEARVTGCLPQQQEVAKTQRTRWEHGHLQTLLTQTPRLATASVEQQRFDLMAIALDLSVPPLSLLVAIWVAAFAASLLAATFGTSPIPAVLLAVQGILILVSIVSAWAKFGRADISGATLLSVPFYILWKIPLYFGFLLKRQTKWIRTERDI, encoded by the coding sequence GTGCAAATAAATCAGCTAGCTTTCCAATTTGTTGATGTTGTACTCTTGACGATCGCCCTAATCCTGCTAATTCCCATAGCAGTTTTATTCCTAGAATGCTGTGCAGCCTTCTTGTCCGCCTTCGGGCCCGCAGCGGAAACTCCAGAACCCCGCCCCAAAGTAGCAGTCTTAATTCCCGCCTACAACGAAGCAGCAGGAATAGCGGCCACCCTCTCCACCATATTGCCGCAGCTAACACCTCAAGACCGCCTGTTAGTGATTGCGGACAACTGCACCGACGCCACAGCAGAAATCGCCCGTAACTGCGGTGCAAGTGCGATCGAGCGCCACGACACAGAACGCAGGGGGAAGGGATACGCCCTGGATTTCGGCTTGCAGGCGATCGCCTCAGACCCCCCAGAAGTAATCATCATGGTGGACGCCGACTGCATCTGTCAACCAGGCGCGATCGAGAAATTAGCCCGCGTGGCGATCGCCGAACAAAGACCGGTGCAAGCAACATATTTAATGGAACAACCGCCCAATCCTACCCCAAAAGATTCGATTTCAGCTTTAGCATTTCTAGTAAAAAACCTAGTGCGGCCCAGCGGATTAAAACAGCTAGGATTCCCGTCATTGCTAACAGGTACGGGCATGGCTTTTCCCTGGTTAATCATTCGAGATGTTCCTTTAGCCAGCAGTAACATCGTCGAAGATATGCAAATGAGCTTGGATTTGGCGATCGCCGGACATCCCACCGTATTCTGCCCCGAAGCGCGAGTCACCGGGTGTTTACCGCAACAGCAGGAAGTAGCCAAAACTCAAAGAACCAGATGGGAACACGGACACCTGCAAACCTTGCTAACTCAAACTCCCAGGCTGGCGACAGCTTCCGTCGAGCAACAGCGTTTTGACTTAATGGCGATCGCCCTCGACTTATCCGTCCCTCCCCTTTCCCTTTTAGTCGCCATCTGGGTAGCAGCTTTTGCAGCCTCATTACTAGCAGCAACCTTCGGAACATCCCCGATTCCCGCCGTCTTGTTAGCAGTACAAGGAATACTAATTTTAGTTTCAATTGTCAGCGCTTGGGCAAAATTCGGGCGTGCCGATATTTCCGGCGCAACTCTTTTATCCGTACCTTTTTACATCCTGTGGAAAATCCCTTTATATTTCGGTTTTCTCCTGAAGCGCCAAACCAAATGGATACGCACAGAACGTGATATTTAA